The Oceanidesulfovibrio indonesiensis genomic interval CATCCTGGCCGTGAACGGCGAAAACGTGAAGGACACCAACGAGCTGCTGCGTAAAGTCGCCGCCATCAAGCCCGGTCAGAAGGTCCGTCTGACCATCTGGCGCAACCAGGGCTCCCGCCAGATAGACGTAACTCTGGGCGAGCGCGACAGCGAAAGGCTGGCCGAAGGACGGGCGCCGTCCATGCAGCCCGACGGTGGATCAAAAAGCGAGATAGGCCTGACAATGCGACCTGTGACCGATCGCGAGGCTCAGGCCCTCGGACTCGACAGCCCGCAGGGACTGCTGGTGACCGACGTGGCTGCAGACTCTCCGGCCGGCAAGGCAAACATCGCGCCTGGCGACGTAATCATGGAGATCAATCAACAGGCAATCTCCACCGTGGGAGAGTTCGAGAAGGTTATCGAGGAAAGCTCGGAAAAGGGCGTGGTCATCGTGCTGCTCAAGCGCCGCGGCCAGAACATTTTCCGCACCATCCCTCTCGGGCAGTAATCTCGGATACAGGCATCCAACAACAAAGGGGAGACCGTTGCGGCCTCCCCTTTTTCGTGTGCTTTCCAGCGGATTGTCTGCCCGCCCCCAAAAACCTCATCGCAGCGGCTTCAGCCGGCGCCCTTGCCTTCCAACATACCGCTGTCGCAATGCGCTTCGCTGAAGGCCTCCTGCAGCCGCACCTCGGCCCGGGGATCCCATGCGGCCCCGGTTCTGCGCAGACAGGCCGCGAATATATCCAGCGCAGCGCTTCCTTCCTGGAAATGGTCCATTGCCTCCACGGCCATGCCGCCGCCGGCACAGGCGCGCACCATCTCCCTGCTGAAAAAACGAATGGCGAATCCGCCAATTTCATAAAGCGTCTCGCGGATATGCCGTCCCATTCCGCATTGAGCGTCCTGAACCGTACGCACGGAAAACAAGAACAGGCCGTCCGGTGCGAGCACCCGGCGGACTTCGGCCAGCACCCCGGAGACCTGGACCGCGTCGAACTCCATGCACAGCAACATGTGCGCGTACACGGCGCCGAACGATTCGTCCGGAAACGGCATTGGTTCGTTCAGATCGTGCTGCAGCGTGGTTATCATGGAACTCATGCCCTGCCGTTCAGCCTCGTCGGCAAGCTGTCTGAGACCGGGAGCCGAGTAGTCCAGCGCCGTTACTTCCAGGCCGTGATCGGCGAACGCCAAGGCGTCCCTGCCCTGGCCAGTGCCCAGATCGAGCACCGTGCCGGGGGTCAGGCCGCGCATTCTGCTCAATGCCCACTGGCCGAACGGGCTCGCGCCCGGACCGAAAAAGTCTCTTTCCGCGAATGCTTCGTCCCAACGTTTGCGCTGGTCCTGCATACCTTTGCGACTGCCATGAAGGCGCTCCAGCATGATACTCCCCCAAACTAATTTTTGCGCCGGATGCCCACGTGTACCATATTTTCTCCTGTGAGGAAAAAAAGAAACCGGGAGCCTTTTCGGGCCCCCGGCGTTCATACCGATCCTGAAAGACGAAACTATCTATTTGGGATGGCAACCGGAGTTGAAGCACTTGATCGGACCGTGCTCCTCCTTGCGATTCTTCTTGGCATAGTGGCATCCGAAGCAGGAAACCTCGGAGCGGCCGTGCCATGCAAAATAGTAGGACATGCTGTCCGTACGATAATCGGGGTCGCGGTCCATGTGGCACATCCGGCAGCTGTCTATGGTGCCGGAGCCCTCGAACATGTGGTGGCAGTCGGCACACTGGAGGTCGGCGTGCACATCGTGCGAGAAAGTGACCGAGGGGAAGAGCGGGTTGGCGTCGCTGTCGGGCGCGATCTCGATTTCACAGGGCACCTCGGCGGCCATCAGGCCAGGCAAAGAAACAGCCAGAACAAGGGCCAACGGAAGCAAAATGTAGAAAAGCGTCTTGCGCATGGGTGATATCTCCTAGCAGTGGCTTACTTTTGCGGATGGCATTCCGTCATGCAGGCGACCGGTCCGGTCTCCTTGCCCTCGGCTTTCATGCCGCGGTGGCAACCCAGGCAGCTGATGTCGCTTTGGGCGTGCCAGGCAGCGAAGAAGGAGGAAGGATCCTTACGGCTGTCGCGACTCATGTGGCAGTCGCGGCAGGACATTATCTCTCCGCAGCCCTCAAACATGTGGTGGCACTGCGCGCAGCTGATATCTGCATGGGCCGAATGGCTGAACGACACTTCCGGGAACTTTTCGAGCGGCTCCTCACCTTCTGGCACTGTGATGATTATCTCTTCAGGCACTTCGAAGGCGAACAAACTCGGCAAGCTCATGGCCAGTACCGCGAGAGCGCTCACGATTGCGACAAGAACCGACTTCTTCATGGACCTTTGCTCCTTCCGATAGGCGGGGTTTGTGAATTCAGGAACGAACGGATTGGTATCACCTTTCTCTTCATATCGCAACGTTCGCATACGCGTATTGCCTAATTACCGCTTTCCTGGTTCACTGATGCAACCATGACTGCAAAACCATCCCTCCCTTCAGCGGAAAAGCTCTATATCGCCATGGTCGGTCTGCCCGCCATGGGCAAATCCGTCATCGCCTATAAGTTGCAAGACAACCTACGCAACATGGGCGTTGCTGCGAAGGTCTTCAACAATGGGGAGGTACGGCGCCGTCTTTTCCCCGAAAATACTTCCCATGCCGAGTTCTACAATCCGGACAACGCCGCCCTCGTTGCTCTGCGCGAAGACATCGCGCTCATCAACATGTACGACGCCAAAGACTTTCTGAACGAGGAAGGCGGCAGCATCGCCATTCTGGACGCAACCAACATCAGTGCTCCACGACGACGCAAAATCATCGCTCATCTCTCGGACCACCCCATCCTCTTCGTGGAATGCCGCAATCCGGACCCGGACCTTTACGCAGCCTCGGTGGCGCGCAAGACCAAACTCTCGGAGTTCGCGCACCTGTCAACTGAAGAAGCCCTTGCCAGCTTTGAGGCCCGCATACGCCACTACCGCTCCATCTATTGCCCGCTGGACTCGGACGGCTCAGGTACGGATGGGTGCCCACCCGGTGAGAAACGGCCTGAAGAGTACGTCATCGTCGATTCGCTCAACCACCGCATCATAAAGGAACACCTCACCAAAGAGCCGCCCTACTACAGCCTGCTTCGGGATCTCCTCGTCTCGGACTGGGTCAAAGGGCTCTGCCTCGTGCGTCACGGCGAAACCGAGTTCAACCGCGAAAGCCGCATCGGCGGCAACCCCCGCCTCACGGACAAGGGCATTCAACAGGCCCGTTCCCTCGCGGCCCGATTCCGTGACAAGCACATCTCCTGCGTTGTCACCTCCACCCTGCGCCGCACCAGGGAAATGGCCGATATACTGCTCGAAGGACGGCCGGAAGTGGAGCGGCACGCCCTCAGGGAGTTCGATGAGATAAACGCCGGCGAATGCGACAGCATGACCTACGACGAAGTCCGGCGGCTCAGGCCCGGAATATGGGAGTCACGCAAAACAGACAAGTACCACGCACCCTATCCCGGCGGCGAAAGTTACGCTTCCATGAAGGATCGGGTGGAGCGCGGCGTCAAGAAAGCGCTGTATCTCTCCGGCAATGCGGAAAACCTGGTCATCATCGGTCACCAGGCTGTGAACCGCATGATCCTCTCGCACTTCCTGTTCCGCCGCGAGGAGGACGTACCCTACGTCTTCATCCCGCAGGACCGCTACTTCCACATCGTCTCTACACAGAGCCGTAAACTCGTGGAACTGCTGCCGTTTCAGAGCTAGCGCAATCTCCGGTGTCCAAAGAAGAGCAATGGTCGCTGGAGTCCTTTCCCAGTTATTGAATGGACTCGTCTCTTCCAGAGGCACGCATTATCGCCCTACCGAACAGACTGTGATGAGCTACATGAAAGCTTCTTGTAGAAAACTGCAGAGTCTTGATGGATATCGCGACCCGGGAAAGCACGCGGAGAGCTTTATCTGCCGAACAGGATTTCATCAGCCCGAGGGCGCGTGAAACATGAACGCCGGCAGGATGCACCTCAGCTTTTTTCACCCTCGGACGAAGACCGTCCCAGTGCCTCGCCACGGCGCCAGCTTTCCAACTCTCCGTTCAGGCAGCCCTGGCAGAAGAGCACCAGGCGGATTGCCTCCCGCACGGCGCCGCGGCCGCCGGGACGCGACAGCACGTGCATGGCGAGGCGCAGGATTTCCGGCTGGGCGTTGGGCACGGCCATGGGCAGGCCGGCCAGCCGCATGGGGCCGGCATCCACCCAGTCGTCGCCCACATAGGCCGCCTGCTCCGGCGTGACGTCGAAACGGTCGCATATGGCCTCGAAAGCGGAAGCCTTTTCCACCCTGCCGGCCACGTACTCCTCGATGTCCAGTTCGGACACGCGGTTGTACACGGCCCTGGAGTCCAGACCAGTGATCACGGCCAGATTCAGTCCCACGGCCTGGGCTGCCTTGATGCCCAGGCCATCCTGCACGTCGAACCGTTTGGCGTACTGCCCGTTTGCGTCGTAGTATAGGCCGCCATCGGTAAGCACGCCGTCCACATCGAAAACCATGAGCCTGACGGCCCTTGCGCGGCGCACGATCTCCGCGCGCGAACACCCGCCGCGCCGAACAGCGTTCCGATGGCGTCCGAACAGCATAGGCTACCCCTTGTGTTCTTTGGCGGCTTTGATGAACTCCCGGAACAGAGGATGCGGCCGCATGGGATTGGACTTGAATTCCGGGTGGAACTGGCAACCAACGAACCACGGATGGTCCGGCAATTCCACGATCTCCACCAGAGTCTCATCCGGCGATAGCCCGGAAAAGACCATGCCGCTTTCAACGAACTTGTCGAAGTACGCCTTGTTGAACTCGTAGCGGTGGCGGTGGCGTTCGCTGATCTCCGCCGTCTCGTAGGCTTCAAAGGCCTTGGTCCCTTCCTTGAGCACGCAGGGATACGCGCCGAGACGCATGGTGCCGCCCTTGTCCGACAACTCGTCGCGCTTCTCCGTGACCTGGCGGCGGAAGTCATACCATTCCGTCATCAGGTAGATGACCGGGTCCTTGGTGTTCGGATCGAACTCCTGCGAATCCGCCGGCAGGTTCATCACATGCTGCGCGAACTCGATGACTGCGCACTGCATGCCCAGGCAGATTCCGAAGAAGGGGATCTTGTTTTCGCGAGCGTAGCGTATGGCCTGGAGCTTGCCGGGAATGCCGCGGTTGCCGAAACCGCCCGGAACCAGGATGCCGTCCAGGTTCTTGAGTCTGGCGGCCACATTCCGCCCCGTGATTTCCTCAGAGTTCACGTACACCAACTCCACGGCCACATCATTGGCCACGCCGCCGTGCACCAGGGCTTCGTGCAGGCTCTTGTAAGCCTCCTTGAGCTCCACGTATTTCCCGACAATGCCGATGGAAACCCGCCCTGCGGGATTCTTCAGCTTGTCCACCAGCCTGGTCCACGGCGCCAGGTGCGGATTTTTGGCCGGTAGCTTGAGCATGATCGCGATTTTCTGGTCAATGCCCTCCTCGTAAAACTTCAGCGGCACCTCGTAGATGCTCTCCACGTCCACCGCGGCGAACACCGCGTCCGCATCAACGTTGCAGAACAGGGCGATCTTGCGCCGCAGGCTCTGGTCCACGTCCACCTCGGCCCGGCACAGAATGATGTCCGGCTGAATGCCGATGGACCGCAGTTCCTTGACGCTGTGCTGCGTGGGCTTGGTCTTCAGTTCGCCGGCAGCTTTGATGTACGGCACGAGCGTGAGATGGATGTAGAGGACGTTTTCCTTGCCCACGTCGCCGCGCATCTGGCGAATGGCTTCCAGAAACGGCAGGCCCTCGATGTCGCCTACCGTGCCGCCTATTTCCACGATGACCACGTCGAGGTCGTCGCTCGCGAGCGACAGCACGGATTCCTTGATCTGATCGGTCACGTGCGGAATGACCTGCACCGTGCCGCCCAGGTAGTCGCCGCGGCGTTCCTTGGTGATAACCGTATTGTATATGGAACCGGACGTGCAGTTGTTCGCCTTGGACATGAACACGTCCAGGTAGCGCTCGTAATGGCCCAGGTCCAGGTCGGTCTCGGCGCCGTCTTCGGTCACGTAGACCTCGCCGTGCTGAAACGGGTTCATGGTTCCGGGGTCCACGTTGATGTACGGATCGAGCTTCATGATCGTGACTTTGAGCCCGCGAGTTTCAAGAAGCGCGCCGATGGACGCGGCGGCGAGCCCTTTGCCCAGGGAGGACAACACCCCTCCCGTGATGAAAATGAATTTCGTGCGCATCTACTCTCCCTCTGTGTAGATTGTCCTGCGGCGACCCCGATGCGCCGCACCGTGTTGCTTGGAAACAAAAAAGGAGGCAGTGCCTCCTCGACTGTGCTCGGCTTTGGCGGGACCTGTGCTGTTGACGGCTGTCGCCTGCCGCACTATGTTCAGCCTCGCCCGGAAAAGCGTTGTGGTTCTAAGGTGATCCACGCTTTCGTCCATGAGCCTTGTCCGCCTCTGAGCATCCGGGGGCCTATCCCGCCGGAGCCGACGACGACGTGCTCACGCTTTCCGGGACTCTATAATTTGCTTAGACGAACGTTAGAGTCAACACAAATTTCCACCCGCGCCCTGCTTGGTTTCGCGGGCAGCAACGGAGAGCATCATGGCCCGCGTCAAGGTCATCGTCATTACCGGATACGGCACCAACTGTGAAATGGAATCCGCCCATGCCGCCAGACTCGCCGGCGCCGACGAGGTGGACATCGTCTACTTCTCGGACCTCGCAGCCGGACGCGTCCGCGTGGACAACTACAACTTCTGCGTGTTTCCGGGCGGCTTCCTGGACGGCGACGACCTCGGCGCCGCCCAGGCCGCAGCGCTGCGCTGGCGCCACGCCACAGTGGCAGGCGAACGCATTCTGGACCAACTACTCGCCCTGCTCGACTCGGGAGGACTGGCGCTGGGTATCTGCAACGGGTTTCAACTGCTGGTCAAGCTCGGCTTGCTGCCCTGCCTGGACGGCATGCGCCTGGAACGCCAGGTAAGCCTGTCCATCAATGATTCCGCACGCTTCGAAGATCGCTGGGTATCCCTGAAGGCCGAGCCCAAATCGCCCTGCATCTTCACAAAGGGGCTGGACCGCCTCGAATTCCCGGTGCGCCATGGCGAGGGCAAGATCGTCGCCGCATCGGACGCCATCCTTGACGGCATCGAGCAATCCAACCTCGTGGCCTTGCGCTATGTGGACCCGCTTTCCGGCGTGCCCACCCAGGAGTACCCATTCAATCCGAACGGCTCGCCCAACGCCATCGCCGGCCTCACCGACCCCACGGGCCGCATCCTCGGCCTCATGCCCCATCCCGAGGCCTACAACGATCCAACCAACCATCCTCGCTACACCCGCGCCCGCACCCAGCAAGACGAACTGCCGCCTCTGGGCACCGTCATTTTCGATAATGCGGTGGCGTATCTGCGGAACAACTGACGGCCGCAGAGTCCACATTTCTGGACAGCACCAACAACTGAGCCAATGATGACGGAAGTGTTTTCATTCCCTGAATCGTCGGGCCTGCGCTCCTGGGAAGACGTCATGCGCCTCGCCCTGGAACAGGCTCGACGCGCAGAGATGGAAGGAGAGGTGCCCATTGGAGCCGTGGTTGTCTCTGCGGAGGGACGCATAGTCGGCCGCGGCCGCAACCGCCCCATCGCAGCCCAGGACCCTACGGCCCACGCCGAGATCGAAGCCCTGCGCGATGCGGCGCTGGAGGTGGGCAACTATCGGTTGCCGGAAACGATCCTCGCCGTCACCCTGGAGCCGTGCCTCATGTGCATGGGCGCCATGGTCCATGCGCGGGTGGGCCGCCTCGTGTATGGCGCTGGCGACCCGAAAACAGGCGCTGCCGGCTCCTGCATGGACGCCGCTGCCCTGCCCTTCCTCAACCATCGCATGAAGGTCACAGGCGGCGTGCTCGCCGATGAATGTGGCGAATTGCTGCGCCGGTTTTTCAAGTCCCGACGGTAAGTTGCCACCATCAAGGCACCTCCCGCATGCTCTGATATGCCAAGAACTGGAGAGCAGTCGAGCCGCATGGCACGTATCGCGACCCGCCCAAAATGCCGTTTCGAGCTTCAGGGCTTCCACGGCATGAGCCAGTCAAAACCTTCTAAAAATCCACTCGGAAAATAGGCAGAAATGCGCTATGTCCATGTGGCGGTTGAACTGAAGCACAAGAAATATTGTGGGAAAAATTGATACTACGGCAGGATTCGTTTCCTGATCCCAGTCAGCAAGATCCGTACTGTTCGATGGTCATGTTACCTTCGAAGGTGTGTTCAGAATCCTTTTTGCTCGGCGTATAGCCACGTCCATTGATGCCAACCATTTACGACCTCAAGCCAAAAGATGTTGACTATCACTAGACTTTTTCTTTGTTTATTTTAGGTATTTAATTGAAAAGTACAAGATTTCTAATCCAAGCGCCACGGATTAGGATCCTGCCGTGGCCACCATCCGCTTGTTTCTGTTGAACTATTGGATCCAGAACAACCGCATGTAAATGGCATGCTGTCTTCCGTGTTTGCCTCCGGTAGCAACTTGATATCCCGGGCTGTCAGTAGTTGTCTTGAAACAGCGGCACCAGCGAAGTTGCTTGTCCACGTTTGAGCGGACGCTCATGTCCCACCCTGCAGGCGTCGGAATCAAAAACGGCAGGCCCCGAGCCCGGGGCTTGCATTGTTTTGGCATATTGCCTAAGTTACTCGTCTCCAAACGCGGGAAGCATCACTCCCACCGACATGCGGAGAGGTAGCGAAGTCCGGCCGTAACGCGCTCGACTCGAAATCGAGTTATCGGTTAGTAGCCGATACGTGGGTTCGAATCCCACCCTCTCCGCCACTAAAAACTCAAGGATTTCAGCAAGTGAAGCTGAAACCCTTTTTCTTTTCCTAACCTATTCCTAACCTGGCGGGCATTCCTAACTTCTGGATCATGAACTAGCTTATGGTCACCAGGATGAGGAAAGTCGGATGGCCTTAGGCGTTACGTGG includes:
- a CDS encoding class I SAM-dependent methyltransferase yields the protein MLERLHGSRKGMQDQRKRWDEAFAERDFFGPGASPFGQWALSRMRGLTPGTVLDLGTGQGRDALAFADHGLEVTALDYSAPGLRQLADEAERQGMSSMITTLQHDLNEPMPFPDESFGAVYAHMLLCMEFDAVQVSGVLAEVRRVLAPDGLFLFSVRTVQDAQCGMGRHIRETLYEIGGFAIRFFSREMVRACAGGGMAVEAMDHFQEGSAALDIFAACLRRTGAAWDPRAEVRLQEAFSEAHCDSGMLEGKGAG
- a CDS encoding cytochrome c3 family protein gives rise to the protein MRKTLFYILLPLALVLAVSLPGLMAAEVPCEIEIAPDSDANPLFPSVTFSHDVHADLQCADCHHMFEGSGTIDSCRMCHMDRDPDYRTDSMSYYFAWHGRSEVSCFGCHYAKKNRKEEHGPIKCFNSGCHPK
- a CDS encoding cytochrome c3 family protein; the encoded protein is MKKSVLVAIVSALAVLAMSLPSLFAFEVPEEIIITVPEGEEPLEKFPEVSFSHSAHADISCAQCHHMFEGCGEIMSCRDCHMSRDSRKDPSSFFAAWHAQSDISCLGCHRGMKAEGKETGPVACMTECHPQK
- a CDS encoding bifunctional nucleoside/nucleotide kinase/histidine phosphatase family protein, with amino-acid sequence MTAKPSLPSAEKLYIAMVGLPAMGKSVIAYKLQDNLRNMGVAAKVFNNGEVRRRLFPENTSHAEFYNPDNAALVALREDIALINMYDAKDFLNEEGGSIAILDATNISAPRRRKIIAHLSDHPILFVECRNPDPDLYAASVARKTKLSEFAHLSTEEALASFEARIRHYRSIYCPLDSDGSGTDGCPPGEKRPEEYVIVDSLNHRIIKEHLTKEPPYYSLLRDLLVSDWVKGLCLVRHGETEFNRESRIGGNPRLTDKGIQQARSLAARFRDKHISCVVTSTLRRTREMADILLEGRPEVERHALREFDEINAGECDSMTYDEVRRLRPGIWESRKTDKYHAPYPGGESYASMKDRVERGVKKALYLSGNAENLVIIGHQAVNRMILSHFLFRREEDVPYVFIPQDRYFHIVSTQSRKLVELLPFQS
- a CDS encoding KdsC family phosphatase; protein product: MVFDVDGVLTDGGLYYDANGQYAKRFDVQDGLGIKAAQAVGLNLAVITGLDSRAVYNRVSELDIEEYVAGRVEKASAFEAICDRFDVTPEQAAYVGDDWVDAGPMRLAGLPMAVPNAQPEILRLAMHVLSRPGGRGAVREAIRLVLFCQGCLNGELESWRRGEALGRSSSEGEKS
- a CDS encoding CTP synthase — encoded protein: MRTKFIFITGGVLSSLGKGLAAASIGALLETRGLKVTIMKLDPYINVDPGTMNPFQHGEVYVTEDGAETDLDLGHYERYLDVFMSKANNCTSGSIYNTVITKERRGDYLGGTVQVIPHVTDQIKESVLSLASDDLDVVIVEIGGTVGDIEGLPFLEAIRQMRGDVGKENVLYIHLTLVPYIKAAGELKTKPTQHSVKELRSIGIQPDIILCRAEVDVDQSLRRKIALFCNVDADAVFAAVDVESIYEVPLKFYEEGIDQKIAIMLKLPAKNPHLAPWTRLVDKLKNPAGRVSIGIVGKYVELKEAYKSLHEALVHGGVANDVAVELVYVNSEEITGRNVAARLKNLDGILVPGGFGNRGIPGKLQAIRYARENKIPFFGICLGMQCAVIEFAQHVMNLPADSQEFDPNTKDPVIYLMTEWYDFRRQVTEKRDELSDKGGTMRLGAYPCVLKEGTKAFEAYETAEISERHRHRYEFNKAYFDKFVESGMVFSGLSPDETLVEIVELPDHPWFVGCQFHPEFKSNPMRPHPLFREFIKAAKEHKG
- a CDS encoding phosphoribosylformylglycinamidine synthase subunit PurQ; the encoded protein is MARVKVIVITGYGTNCEMESAHAARLAGADEVDIVYFSDLAAGRVRVDNYNFCVFPGGFLDGDDLGAAQAAALRWRHATVAGERILDQLLALLDSGGLALGICNGFQLLVKLGLLPCLDGMRLERQVSLSINDSARFEDRWVSLKAEPKSPCIFTKGLDRLEFPVRHGEGKIVAASDAILDGIEQSNLVALRYVDPLSGVPTQEYPFNPNGSPNAIAGLTDPTGRILGLMPHPEAYNDPTNHPRYTRARTQQDELPPLGTVIFDNAVAYLRNN
- the tadA gene encoding tRNA adenosine(34) deaminase TadA; translated protein: MTEVFSFPESSGLRSWEDVMRLALEQARRAEMEGEVPIGAVVVSAEGRIVGRGRNRPIAAQDPTAHAEIEALRDAALEVGNYRLPETILAVTLEPCLMCMGAMVHARVGRLVYGAGDPKTGAAGSCMDAAALPFLNHRMKVTGGVLADECGELLRRFFKSRR